One part of the Macrobrachium nipponense isolate FS-2020 chromosome 38, ASM1510439v2, whole genome shotgun sequence genome encodes these proteins:
- the LOC135209786 gene encoding twist-related protein 1-like translates to MAGPAARGASSSAASVSRGGDSRGVVSRGGGSRGGGSRGGGSRGGQGLSAGGVVSRGVVSRDGGSRGGACPSSLLEISTKKAPFADHRNYRYTQIDDVAMGSPFRVLFTNFDMGTVEERVFQNSSKLRMYVRYIDDTFACADSQDEIEQLRCAFHDHSCLTFTIEHYQDRPPPFH, encoded by the exons atggcggggccggcagcaagaggggcgtcgtcatcAGCAGCGtccgtcagcaggggcggcgacagcaggggcgtcgtcagcaggggcggcggcagcaggggcggcggcagcaggggtggcggcagcaggggcggtcaGGGGCTCTCAGcagggggcgtcgtcagcaggggcgtcgtcagcagggacggcggcagcaggggcggcg CATGCCCTTCATCCCTGTTGGAAATCAGTACCAAGAAAGCCCcctttgctgatcaccgcaactacaGGTACACCCAGATAGACGACGTGGCAATGGGATCTCCCTTTAGAGTCCTTTTTACCAATTTcgatatgggtaccgtcgaagagagggtcttccagaattccagcaaacTAAGGATGTACGTGCGATacattgatgataccttcgcctgcgccgactcccaggatgagatagagcagctgcgatgtgcattccacgaccacagctgcctcacgttcacgatagAACATTACCAAGACCGCCCGCCTCCATTCCATTGA